A part of Streptomyces sp. NBC_01235 genomic DNA contains:
- a CDS encoding cystathionine beta-synthase codes for MRFHDSMISLVGNTPLVKLNSVTKGIRATVLAKVEYFNPGGSVKDRIALRMIEAAEKSGELKPGGTIVEPTSGNTGVGLAIVAQQKGYKCIFVCPDKVSTDKINVLRAYGAEVVVCPTAVDPEHPDSYYNVSDRLVRETPGAWKPDQYSNPNNPLSHYHSTGPELWEQTEGRITHFVAGVGTGGTISGTGRYLKDASEGRVQVVGADPEGSVYSGGSGRPYLVEGVGEDFWPTAYDRTVADEIVAVSDKDSFQMTRRLAKEEGLLVGGSCGMAVVAALRVAERLGPDDVVVVLLPDSGRGYLSKIFNDEWIGQHGFSEDTATEPTAGDVLKQKEGGGIPNFVHMHPNETVGDAIEVLREFGVSQMPVVAKGAGHPDVMAPEVIGAVDERVLLHALFADRAGSGDPIEKHMSPPLPVVGSGEPVARMMSVLEGRDAAVVLVDGKPTGVITRQDLLAFLADSTD; via the coding sequence GTGCGATTCCACGACTCGATGATCAGCCTCGTCGGCAACACCCCGCTGGTGAAGCTCAACAGCGTGACCAAGGGCATCCGGGCGACCGTCCTGGCCAAGGTGGAGTACTTCAACCCGGGCGGTTCCGTGAAGGACCGCATCGCCCTGCGCATGATCGAGGCCGCCGAGAAGAGCGGGGAGCTGAAGCCGGGCGGCACGATCGTCGAGCCGACCAGTGGGAACACCGGGGTCGGGCTGGCCATCGTGGCGCAGCAGAAGGGGTACAAGTGCATCTTCGTGTGCCCCGACAAGGTGTCCACGGACAAGATCAACGTGCTGCGGGCGTACGGCGCCGAGGTCGTGGTCTGCCCGACCGCCGTGGACCCGGAGCACCCGGACTCCTACTACAACGTCTCCGACCGGCTGGTGCGTGAGACTCCGGGCGCGTGGAAGCCCGACCAGTACTCCAACCCCAACAACCCCCTCTCCCACTACCACTCCACCGGCCCCGAGCTGTGGGAGCAGACGGAGGGGCGGATCACCCACTTCGTGGCGGGCGTCGGCACCGGTGGCACCATCTCCGGGACCGGGCGGTATCTGAAGGACGCCAGTGAGGGCCGGGTGCAGGTCGTCGGCGCCGACCCCGAGGGGTCCGTGTACTCCGGCGGCTCCGGGCGGCCGTACCTCGTCGAGGGTGTCGGCGAGGACTTCTGGCCGACCGCCTACGACCGGACCGTCGCCGACGAGATCGTCGCGGTGTCCGACAAGGACTCCTTCCAGATGACCCGCCGGCTCGCGAAGGAGGAGGGGCTGCTGGTCGGCGGCTCCTGCGGGATGGCCGTCGTGGCGGCGCTGCGGGTCGCCGAGCGGCTGGGCCCGGACGACGTCGTGGTCGTCCTCCTCCCCGACAGCGGGCGCGGCTACCTCAGCAAGATCTTCAACGACGAGTGGATCGGCCAACATGGGTTCAGCGAAGACACGGCAACGGAGCCGACCGCAGGAGACGTGCTGAAGCAGAAGGAGGGAGGCGGCATCCCGAACTTCGTACACATGCACCCCAACGAGACCGTCGGGGACGCGATCGAGGTACTGAGGGAGTTCGGGGTGTCGCAGATGCCGGTAGTGGCCAAGGGAGCTGGGCATCCCGATGTGATGGCCCCCGAAGTGATCGGGGCCGTGGACGAACGAGTGCTCTTGCACGCACTCTTCGCCGATCGCGCCGGGTCGGGAGACCCGATCGAGAAGCACATGAGCCCGCCACTGCCGGTCGTCGGATCGGGAGAACCGGTAGCACGGATGATGTCCGTGCTGGAAGGACGGGACGCGGCGGTGGTCCTGGTGGACGGCAAGCCCACCGGAGTGATCACCCGCCAAGACCTCTTGGCCTTCCTCGCCGACTCCACCGACTGA